The genomic window TAGATCATGAGAACCGTTATATAGAAAGGAAAAACTTAATGAAGAAAATTGTTTGCCGTTTAGAATTTCAGCACTATGCTTAGCTAATATCTTTTTTCCATGATACAGTATTACATAAGTATCATCATTAGAGGAATCTGGTTCATCATAGGGAATATATTTCTGTTCGGAATCTAATAGAGGAATATCAAATTCTAATTCTCTCGCTTCTTTTCTAAATAAAAACTTAACCATAATTGGGATAAGCTCTCCAACATAATATTTTTCTTTCTCAGTCTTATACTGAAGTTTGTAGTCGGAATAAACAATTAATTTATGAACACATACAGAAATTGGCTTAGTATAATATTCTCTGCCATTCAGAGTTATAGAATAAGGGGGAATAATATAATTACCAGTCTCATCAAAACTTAGGATCCAGTTTTGACTAAATATATTGGATGAAATATATGTCCCCCCAATATATTTACTCAAAATACCCGGAGGAAAAATAATGTTGGGTTTATCCCACTTGGAAACTCCTTTAATCTGAATTGAAAAAGTAACATTCTCTCCAATAGTTATTGTGTCGTTATCAATAAACGCATCAATTCCAATTTGATCATCAGCCCATAGAGTAAAAAAAACATTAAAAATAAAAAATAAAAACAGCTTTTTTACCAATTTTTGTCAACTTCCTCCCACGTCTCACTTTTGTTAAATCCATGTTCTAGTTGTTTTATATACTTTTGTGTTGTATCTGTATTATTTTTGAATGTATCCTCTTCATTTAGTTGATTCGCACGTTTGAGATAATCAATAGCATTTTGTTGATTTATTTTTGCCTTATCCAAATTTCCTTTTTCTAACTCACTAATAGCATCTTTCATTTGGTTAACGGCAATATTAAGAGCTCCGTTTTTACCATCATTTATCATTTCTAATTTTTTTAACAGATCATGTTGACTAGACGAGACATTGTTCTGGCTAAACATTAGTTCTTTTTGTTGTTTGTATAAATCCTTTATTTGATCTGACAAATTATTATGATCAGCAGTGCCTTGAGAATTATGATTATTTGATTGCTTTTCAAGTATTTTACTTTTAACAATTTCCAAATTACGAAGTGCATCATCATTAATATGATATGCTAGGCTTCGCAATAAAGCACTTTTACTTTTGTTATAGTACTGTTCTGCCATATAGGAGTCATTTGAGGTTTTATCACCTAATATAGCATATAGAGTACCTAAATTATAATATAAGATTGCTTTATCAGATTTATTATTTTCCAGAATAATATCTTCTCTGGTATTCTTTATTTGATCTAATATTTGTTTGGTATCATTACCAAAAGAGTTTATAATGACTATGCAAATAAAAATAAAACAGTATACAGCTTTCATTTTCGTACTAGTCTATATATACCAAATGCAAACAAGAAAAACACCGTTATCCCTAGGTTTAGTTGATAAATAACTTCATTATTCTGTTTGTTTCTGGTACTTATGTCTAAACCATTCGTTTTTAAGTTATTAAACAATTTAATAAAATCTAAATTATTTGTGCCCATAGGAATATATGTATTCAAAGAACTACTTTCTCCTATTGATTTGAGTGTCGCTTCTTCCAATCTACTAACAACAGGTTGACCCAAATATTGTAGAGGTTCACCTTCCCCATTTAGTACAAGAGAATAAGAATCAGCATTACCTACACCTATTGTTATAATAGGAATTTCTTTTTGGTTAATCTCTTTTACAATTTCCATAAGATAACTATCCTGATCACCACCATCGGATATTAAAATAATTATTACATCCTGATCACTAGAAACCATATAGTTATCAATAAAACGAAAAGCATCACCAATTAAACTGCCACCACGGGACACACTTTTGGTTGAAAGTTGATTAATAGCCTCTTTAACAAATGTTAAATCAGATGTAACTGGAGACTTTAGAACTGAGGACCCTGCAAAAGCGACAACCCCCATTTTTACACCTTTTATACTATCTAAAGAATCTGATATATCATTCTTAATTTTTTCAAGACGATTAGGGTATACATCCTGAGTTAGCATAGATTGACTTACATCTACAGCCAGTATTATGGAAAAATTTGAACTAGTACGATGAGATACAGTTTTCTTTGTAAAAGGATAAAACGATAATGTCATCATAAAAATTGTTAATAATAGTAAAATACTGGATACAATAGAATAAGAAAGGTTTAAAGCTCTATAAACTTTTTTCTTGTTATATTCTCTATGTAATAACATAAAAAAAAATACAGGAAAGAGTAAAAAAATCATAAATCCAACCTTTTTACTATAAAGGTGTCAATAAATACAAAAACCAGTAACAAAATATAACTCAAATAAAGAAATAGTCTGTAATGATTTTTCTTAAAATCTTCTTGATTATATTTCATCTCATCTAATTCTAGATTATTAATAGCTTCGATTGCGTTTTTTAATTCTTTGTTGTTTCCCGCTAGAATAAATTGCCCCCCTGTAGAAGAAGCAATTGACTTTAATATTTTTTGATCTACCGATGATTGAACAGGGATTGTTTGTTGTCCAAACAATGTATTTTGAATTACATATCCTTCCATATTAAAACCGATAGTGTAAACCTTAATTCCCCAATTTTCTATTAAGTTTAAAGCTTCATTAGTGGTATATTGACCAGAATTACTATTACCATCTGTTAACAAAACAATAATTTTACTTTTAATATCCAATTCTTTTAGACGAGAAGCCCCTAGTAATAAAGCATCACCTAAACTTGTTCCATCTTCTTCCTTTGTCTTAACAATATCTATATTATCTGTAAAATCCTTCAATACCTCATGTGACATGGTTAAGGGACATAAGGTTTCTACATATTTTGAGAAGCTAATTAAGCCAATTAAATCATTTGGACGTTTATCTATAAAATCAATATAAGAAGATTTAGCTAAATCAATACGTCGAACACCTGAATACGGATCAGTAAAAACTCCCATACTTCCTGATCTATCCAATATCATCTCTATTGCTATTCCTTTATTATCAGGATACTTTTTCTTAATCCCCCAAAGAGGTCCAGCTAATGAAACTACAAGAAGAATATATACGATAGATATTAATATTTGACTTAGTTTACTCAATAAAAAAGGGGTACTTCTTTCTATTGTATGGGATTTAAAAGATGGGACTTTTATATTTTTCTTTGAGGGTAATAAAAAAATGAACGATGGTATAATCAAAATCAAAAATATTGGATCAGCAAAAGTGATCATGTTTCCCGTTCCTTATACCTAATAATTAAGCTCCAGTCTTTTTGTAATTGCTTATCCTCAAAAGAAGTACCTTTAAATATATAAATCGAGGATCTTCTTTCGAAATCTCTAATATCTGGAATATTTTTAATTTCTTTAGAGAGTCCATGATAGCACTGACGAAGATATCTGTACTTATCCAATCCATTATCAAACGCTATTGAAAGTCTTTCATCTTTATTTATTAAAGTCTTTTTTTTAATTGAACAATATACTTTATAGCTTAACCACAGAACCAAAGTTAACAAAAAAACAATAATTAAAACAAACCAGCTTTTATCTTTTCTAACAGTTCTTATAGGAGAATACTCATTAGTACTACCAATAATATTTGATTTTCTCACATTTATTTTTTTCATGCTTTTACCAAATGGTACTGGTATTTCATATACACCTTTTTGTTCGGGAATAACTCTTAATATCACTGAATTATTTGTTTGCTCGTCAATAGATACAATATTCCAATTTTCCAGATTAGCAAACTGGATATTAGATTTATTGTTGAATAACCAAGTGACTGTCAAAACATCAGAAGTACTTAGCGTATCTGGATGCCATTTAACAATAACTTCATTATCATCTTTTATAACAGTAAAGGAAGACGTAAGAACCTTTTTATGCTGAAAACATCCCATAAAAAGGAACAAAAATATTATAGAAAAAAGTATGAAGGTCT from Spirochaeta cellobiosiphila DSM 17781 includes these protein-coding regions:
- a CDS encoding vWA domain-containing protein; this encodes MITFADPIFLILIIPSFIFLLPSKKNIKVPSFKSHTIERSTPFLLSKLSQILISIVYILLVVSLAGPLWGIKKKYPDNKGIAIEMILDRSGSMGVFTDPYSGVRRIDLAKSSYIDFIDKRPNDLIGLISFSKYVETLCPLTMSHEVLKDFTDNIDIVKTKEEDGTSLGDALLLGASRLKELDIKSKIIVLLTDGNSNSGQYTTNEALNLIENWGIKVYTIGFNMEGYVIQNTLFGQQTIPVQSSVDQKILKSIASSTGGQFILAGNNKELKNAIEAINNLELDEMKYNQEDFKKNHYRLFLYLSYILLLVFVFIDTFIVKRLDL
- a CDS encoding DUF4175 family protein — protein: MKAVYCFIFICIVIINSFGNDTKQILDQIKNTREDIILENNKSDKAILYYNLGTLYAILGDKTSNDSYMAEQYYNKSKSALLRSLAYHINDDALRNLEIVKSKILEKQSNNHNSQGTADHNNLSDQIKDLYKQQKELMFSQNNVSSSQHDLLKKLEMINDGKNGALNIAVNQMKDAISELEKGNLDKAKINQQNAIDYLKRANQLNEEDTFKNNTDTTQKYIKQLEHGFNKSETWEEVDKNW
- a CDS encoding vWA domain-containing protein, with translation MLLHREYNKKKVYRALNLSYSIVSSILLLLTIFMMTLSFYPFTKKTVSHRTSSNFSIILAVDVSQSMLTQDVYPNRLEKIKNDISDSLDSIKGVKMGVVAFAGSSVLKSPVTSDLTFVKEAINQLSTKSVSRGGSLIGDAFRFIDNYMVSSDQDVIIILISDGGDQDSYLMEIVKEINQKEIPIITIGVGNADSYSLVLNGEGEPLQYLGQPVVSRLEEATLKSIGESSSLNTYIPMGTNNLDFIKLFNNLKTNGLDISTRNKQNNEVIYQLNLGITVFFLFAFGIYRLVRK